The window GCTCGCCGTTCATCCAGCAGTAAAAGATCTGCCTTCATCTCTATAGCCAATGCAATTGCCTCTGCCTCTCCCTTATCTAATTCCAGAAGCAACACATCTACCATATTTTGGTTGATTACAGGTTGGGTTTTAATCCATAAATATCTCTCACTTAATTGTTCTTTATGGATAATTGAAAGTTCCTGCAAAACTGTCTTTGGGATAAATATCTCTCCATAGAGTTGTTTAAGGAGATTTATCTGGCCTATCGCAACAAGGTTCATAATAGGTGAGGTATTACTTACAACAATCACCCTATTTCCTTGAGGGTTTTTAAGTCCTCCTCAAAATCCTCTGCACCATAATGAATGGGAATTTGTTGACTTGCAAGAAGGTGTTGAAATTGCAGTTGAGTAATTCCGGCAAGTTGGCTCGCCTGGCCTAAAGTTAATTTTTCCTTCTTAAAGAGTAAAAGGGCCATCTCTTGCTTTAACTCTTCTTCAGTTATCCTTGCTGATTGAAAGATATCAAAAGGTATAGTGAAATCCATTAAGATATAGAATAACCTTATTCCTAATCCTTGTCAAGGTTTTTAACAGAGGTTCCGTAATTTTTTTATAATCCTTTGAAAATAAAAGACTTACGATAATGAAACAAAAAACTTTGTAACATATTGATTTACAAGCACTTACATTAAAATTTGCTAAATTTTTACGGAACGCCTGCTAGGTGAGAATAAAATTGGGAAATAGGCACAAAGGCAGAGAGGCACAAAGACGAGAGAGTTTATTTATTACTTGCTTTCTTTGTGCCTTTGTCCCTTTGTGCCTAGGTATATAGGACAGCTAAACAACGGCTATGGTAATTAAGAGAGAAGCTAAACACGTACTAAAATTTTATCTACACAAAGCATTTTTTCCTCAAGAAATTTTCGTCTTGTTTTCTCTATAATTATTATCTTCAAACAGCAATTTTTTAAAATCTGCGGTTACTGGCATTACACTAAGCTGAACAATTTTCTCAGTCTAATATTCACTTCCTCTTGTATTTGAGGAGAGAAATTACCTAATTCACGCTGAATGAAAGAGGTGGTAACTGTCATCAAACGATGTAAGCGTAAAGTAGAAGTTACCCGTAAGCCGGTTCCAATAAAATCGGTCTGTGACGAATCTA of the bacterium genome contains:
- a CDS encoding DUF3368 domain-containing protein, which translates into the protein MIVVSNTSPIMNLVAIGQINLLKQLYGEIFIPKTVLQELSIIHKEQLSERYLWIKTQPVINQNMVDVLLLELDKGEAEAIALAIEMKADLLLLDERRARKIASHLGLRFIGLLGILIEAKRKMFIFSVKPLLDEMIAKAGFWVDKKLYERFLKETEE
- a CDS encoding UPF0175 family protein, translated to MDFTIPFDIFQSARITEEELKQEMALLLFKKEKLTLGQASQLAGITQLQFQHLLASQQIPIHYGAEDFEEDLKTLKEIG
- a CDS encoding type II toxin-antitoxin system PemK/MazF family toxin; translation: MIRGKVVLVPFPFDDLSGTKVRPAVCLTEPIGTHRHVIIAFISSRIPDDLMETDLILDSSQTDFIGTGLRVTSTLRLHRLMTVTTSFIQRELGNFSPQIQEEVNIRLRKLFSLV